The genomic segment GCTTCTCCGCAAGATCACTGCCGTCGCTCGCGAGCAACCCGCGGTTGCCGGCTAGCCGCAGCGCCGTCTGGAACAGCACCTTCGAGACCGACTCGGCGCGCGCCACGCGGCGCTGGAGCTGGTACTGCTTTCCGAGCGCCAGGCACTGCGCGACGAATCTTGCCTCGTCGAGCTTCTCCTTCGGATCGACCTTGGTCAGCGCGTCGGCGACCACGCGGTACGCCTCCAGGAACGGCCGCAGCACGCGGTGCGAATTGAACGGCTTGATCGAGAGCAGCAGCTGCTCGGTCTCCTTGCCGCCTGCGCGCAGCCTGCTCTCCCATTCCGGGTCGTGGAAGGCCATTTCCTCGCTCATCTCGGCGCGGAAGGTGGCGCGATCGGCGAAGAAGAACTCGAACTTGAGCAGATCGCGCAGCGCCATCGCCTCGTTCCAGAACAGCTCGAGCCTGTCGCCCGCTCCCGCCTCCGCCGCGGCCACGACCGCGAGCTCGGCGATGGAGCCGGTGACGAAGAAGTGGATGATCGTGTTGCGGTAGTACGCAGCCGTCAGGTACTCGTCGGAGCGGATGGCGTAGACGGCGTCGGCGCCCTCGGCAAAACAGGTGACGACGCCATTCTCGACCAGGTGCTCGAGCACGCGCTGCACCGAATCGGGCCGGGTCAGGTCCAGGTCCTCGGTCATCGGAAGCTTTCGGCGCCGTACGTAGGCCACCAGGTTGGTCAGCGCGGCCACCGTCTCCTCGACCGTCAGGGCCCGGTCGCCCACGCCGAGCAGCGCCAGCGTCACCAGCGAGGTGGGCGTGATGGGCGTGGCCTTGTTGATGCGGAAGCAGACTTCGAACGCGAGCTTCTGCAGATCCAGGCTGTTCTCGGCGATCTCCTCGGCGGTATCGGCCGTGCCGCGCTCGCCTAGCTGCTCGTTGAGCGAGATCGGCTCGCCGAACTCGATGTGGATGCCGCCGTAGCGGCGCCGCAGGCGGCGGATCACGCGCAGGAACCAGCCGAAGCTCTCCGACTCCTTGGCCGACCCGCGCTGCTCGGCCACGTACTCGCCGACGTCCTGGATCTGATCGTACGCGATCGCGACGGGCAGCAGCACGACGTCTTCGCTCTTGCCGCGCCGCCACGCATCCACGACGTAGGCAAGCATGCCGAAGCGCGGCGGCAGCATCTTTCCCGAGCGCGAGCGGCCGCCTTCGATGTACCACTCGAGCGAGAACCGCTTCTCGATCAGGTAATCGATGTAGTGCCGCAGCACGAACTTGTAGACCGGATTGTCCTTGAACGTGCGGCGGATGAAGAACACGCCGGCGCGCCGCACCAGCGGTCCGACCGGAAAGAAGTTCATGTTGATGCCGCCGGCCGTGTGGTTGGGCGGATGCCCGTTCTCGTGCAGCACGTACTGCAGGACCAGATGGTCCAGATTGGACTTGTGCGTGGGCAGGAACACGACCGGATGGCGCTGGGCCAGACTGTAGATCTGCTCGAGCCTCTTCTTGTCGTAGTGGATGATGTCGCCGTAGCCGCGCCGGTACAGCGAGCGGATGATGAAGGCGACGACGTCGATGACGAAGGGATCGTGAGTGGCCGCGATCTCGCGCAGATACCGCTGCGCATCCTCGGCGACCTTGGCCTCGGGCTTGCCCAGCTCGCGCGCCAGGCGTGCCAGACCTCCGCGAAATGCCGGCCGGCCCAGGATGTCCTGCTCGACCATGCGCGGGACCTTGTAGCGTGCGCCGCGAAGGCGACGCTCGGCCCGCTCCAGCGCCAGCGTGGCCTGCCGCGCGATGAACTCGGCCAGTCCCGTCGTCTCGCCGATGTCCTCGCCGCCGGCGCTGCGCCACCGCGCCCTCAGCTCCGAGAGGCGCGCCGGCTCGCCCGCCACGACCCGGCATCGCTCCGGATGACGCGCGATCGTCCATCGCTGCCGCACGCGTCCCGGATCGCGCGGATCGCTCATGGTCAGCATGTCGAGCGTGGAGAGCGTGCGTAGGCCGTCGGTCTTGCCCGAGAACCACGCCACGCGCAGCGGGGCCATCAGCGGATCTCCGCCCGAGGCGACCGCCGACTCGAGCGCCGCGTGGCTTCCCCTGCGGCGCCTGGCGGGGCCGCGCGTGGGAGGAATGGAGACGACATCGACCGCCGCGTCGGGGAATTCCCCGGGACGCTGGCGCGCGATCCAGTCCTTCAGCAGCCTGCGTTCGAGCTCGGTGCAGGCGTCGAGAAGGAAGACGATCCGCTCGGCACTCGCGCTCGGCCATGGCGGCTCGATGGACCCGGTGTCGGCGGAAAGGGCGGCCAGGCTCACGGCGAGTCTTGTAGGCCAGTGGCCGCTCACAACGCAACGGCGGCGTGCTATGGTGCGCGCCCCCATGAGTAGTAGGGCACTGATGACGCGGGACATCGAGGAAGGACCGTCCGGCCCTTCCATCGGTGCGTTCTTCGACCTCGACCGCACCTTGATCGCCGGCTTCTCGGCCTCCGCATTCGTGCGCGACTGGCTGACCAGCGGCAGGGCCGCCGCCGTCGACGTCGCGACCTCAGCCGCAGCCGCCCTTTCCTTTCAGCTCGGCCAGAAGAACTTCTCGGCCTTCGTGTCGGAAAGCCTGCAGATGGTGCGCGGCCTGACCGAGGCCGAGCTCGAGGAGATCGGCGAGCGCCTGTTCGGGCAGACGATCGCCGCCAGCATCTACCCCGAATCCCGTGCGCTGGTGGAAGCGCATCGCGCCAAGGGGCACACGCTGGCCGTCGTCTCTTCGGCCACGCGCTTCCAGGTCGCTCCCGTCGCGCGCGAGCTAGGCATCGAGCACGTCTTCTGCACCGGCCTGGAGGTGGCCGACGGCAAGCTCACCGGCAACGTGGTGCGGCCGACCTGTTACGGCCCGGGCAAGGCCGAGTTCGCCGAAGCGTTCGCGCGCGAGCGCGGCATCGACATGAGCCAGAGCTACTTCTACACCGACAGCGACGAGGATCTTCCGCTGCTGCTGGCGGTGGGGCGGCCGCGTCCGGTCAATCCGAGCAGGCGCCTGGCGGCGATCGCGGCCAAGCGCGTCTGGCCCGTGCGCACGTTCACCAGCCGCGGCATGCCGAGCATCACCGATATC from the Candidatus Limnocylindrales bacterium genome contains:
- a CDS encoding glycerol-3-phosphate 1-O-acyltransferase; this translates as MSLAALSADTGSIEPPWPSASAERIVFLLDACTELERRLLKDWIARQRPGEFPDAAVDVVSIPPTRGPARRRRGSHAALESAVASGGDPLMAPLRVAWFSGKTDGLRTLSTLDMLTMSDPRDPGRVRQRWTIARHPERCRVVAGEPARLSELRARWRSAGGEDIGETTGLAEFIARQATLALERAERRLRGARYKVPRMVEQDILGRPAFRGGLARLARELGKPEAKVAEDAQRYLREIAATHDPFVIDVVAFIIRSLYRRGYGDIIHYDKKRLEQIYSLAQRHPVVFLPTHKSNLDHLVLQYVLHENGHPPNHTAGGINMNFFPVGPLVRRAGVFFIRRTFKDNPVYKFVLRHYIDYLIEKRFSLEWYIEGGRSRSGKMLPPRFGMLAYVVDAWRRGKSEDVVLLPVAIAYDQIQDVGEYVAEQRGSAKESESFGWFLRVIRRLRRRYGGIHIEFGEPISLNEQLGERGTADTAEEIAENSLDLQKLAFEVCFRINKATPITPTSLVTLALLGVGDRALTVEETVAALTNLVAYVRRRKLPMTEDLDLTRPDSVQRVLEHLVENGVVTCFAEGADAVYAIRSDEYLTAAYYRNTIIHFFVTGSIAELAVVAAAEAGAGDRLELFWNEAMALRDLLKFEFFFADRATFRAEMSEEMAFHDPEWESRLRAGGKETEQLLLSIKPFNSHRVLRPFLEAYRVVADALTKVDPKEKLDEARFVAQCLALGKQYQLQRRVARAESVSKVLFQTALRLAGNRGLLASDGSDLAEKRRAFAAELRRVIRRVDAIDALAASRRTGLLGRND
- a CDS encoding HAD-IB family hydrolase: MSSRALMTRDIEEGPSGPSIGAFFDLDRTLIAGFSASAFVRDWLTSGRAAAVDVATSAAAALSFQLGQKNFSAFVSESLQMVRGLTEAELEEIGERLFGQTIAASIYPESRALVEAHRAKGHTLAVVSSATRFQVAPVARELGIEHVFCTGLEVADGKLTGNVVRPTCYGPGKAEFAEAFARERGIDMSQSYFYTDSDEDLPLLLAVGRPRPVNPSRRLAAIAAKRVWPVRTFTSRGMPSITDIVRTSLAVGSMIPSFLLGLPAAILDGDFRQAINLAATTWGELGTALAGIHMTVHGEANIWTQRPAVFIFNHQSALDVLLVCKLLRRDFVGISKQEVRTVPILGQAFELAGTIFIDRFNHAEAIKALEPATEALRHGLSIAIAPEGTRSVGTRLGRFKKGAFRIAMAAGVPVVPIVIHNAVDALPKHGLVIRSTSVEVTVLAPIATTGWTHENLDENIRRIEEQYRRVLAIHDHE